The Polypterus senegalus isolate Bchr_013 unplaced genomic scaffold, ASM1683550v1 scaffold_567, whole genome shotgun sequence DNA segment ATGATGCGCGTGCCTGTGGACGCTACTGCTACGTAAGCGGTGTGCTGGTCATACtgcgcgtgtactttacgtaaatctggaagattccaccaggtggcagtgtaagATATCATCACGGGGAGAAAACATTCGGCTTCGCGGtgctgtgaattgcctgaaacacccgttaaattccgaggacaccttaccgtcacatctctgaaaaggatgattAATAATTACATCTATCAATCCGGGGTTGTGCCCATTCCAGCTGGCACAAGGGCACGAGGCAGagacaatccctggatggggcatcagctcatcgcaaggtgaatacacacacagtggCGTCatttacgatggggaatatgcgacgcttgaatatcaaagcaccacgaatgtATTTGTACGTCGgcgttttgcttcaccacatcgagccgttcatcaaacatcgaagcgcacacatcgatctgcaaagcggctttctgtcacgtgcggatagtaaacagagactctgacgtcacattccgactttatcacactgcgccccccacacaacacacacacctgTTTGGTGGGACTGCAACTCGCGctcgcgtcgcgttaatttctgaggacccgCTCCGGTGGCgagtcaaatgaacgctgggaactcgcagcagccatgatgtgtgcgcgtACGCGTTAtgaacgtgaagtataaacgagccgcTGAGGACATCGCCAATGGAAGGATCAGAAGAGAGCGCCTCGTATcgacagatgatgatgatgatgatgatgacaagcTTCTCAGTCGATAATTTTGAGGAGTTTTTAGTCGCAGGAACTTatcaacatgaacttgctgaccgatcGGGTATTTCGCAAACATCACCGAGTCGCGCCATGCCCGCTGTATaagatggtattatccgcttgtcatccagatacatATTAGGCTTCCtcacactgtggttgaactggaaaACGTCAAAGCGCATCAGgcagcaatgtccggttttccaaatgAAATCTTAGTGGTcagctgcacacacattgctatgaCAACGACACCGGACGCCGGacaagtgacatcagcaaaggacaaatcaccaaaagaatgatcTGACATTACATCTTCTGCAGCAGAGGCAGCTCCGCACAGTCGCAGGGGCTTCTAGTGACAGGTGTGACAAAAGGCACAGCAAGTCCCCTcaataaagagcagagaatcgatcAGCTGTGTCGCTCGCTGGGCGCCTTTACACAATGAGTCTGCTTATgtgaatagaaagcatttcccCTCTAAATGTGCGGTTCTCCAGTCCACAGAGCCATCGGACTGCCTTACCACTtggtttgaatgtaattagcagaacgTGAAGACGGGTAATgagatgcatttattttttagccAATTCATTTAATTGGTGGTCAGCATTCCGCAGTACCGCCCTCATATCCTAAATGAATTGGCCACACCTCTTACTTCATCCACTTTGTAACTCCAGAACGACGTCTGTCCGCTCACAGCCAGAAGGCCACCCGCTGGTTACCGAGGTGTGTGAGCAGCAGCGCCACCAACACGTGGACTCGCGTCCTcagcacgggggtctgctgttgTCTGAAGCAGAATAAACAGACGGCGGGCTGCGACtcgcttttcacggtgactttgacatcacaactttctgaacttgaactttggaGTGTCTCCGCCAGGCTGTCCCACTccattgcttttcttttgttgttaacaccgctgcttaagccaacaaacagGATGTtattctttgcctccacttcctattcgctgaaattctttttaatCCCACGTGATTCTGCCATTGTCTTGTAACAAAGCACCGATAAAAGGGGCTGTctatattgatttgcttattaaattatgtgaaattctgggaggagtcagggtggggctgtaggcgcgTGCACCTGCGTTACATTTCACGTTCGTTGGAATTTGGAAAGTTGGCGTGCGCACAGATTTacgcatttggatttttttttccgtacgccatgttttagtgtgaattgtgCGTACGGCGTTacacatgagacccctggtgatGAGGCGGACAGCCTGCTCTGGACAATCAGGGCTGCTGGTCAGCATCGCCTCTCACCAGACATTTTTACACGTCCACCCTGGCCCTGGACACCAGCTTCCCCCGGAGCACTTACAAAGAAGTTGCCGCTGATGGGGGGCTGGTAGACCCCATCAAAGGTGCAATCTGTTTTCGAGCTGCAGGCCTGGAAGTTGAAGATGCCCCTGATGATATCCTGGCACTTGCTGACATTGCCTGTCCCGGTGAAGATGACCAGCATGCTGAGGCTGGAGTTGCCTGAGTACGAGACACAGGGAGAGTTGAAGATGGCGCCAAGTGTGGTATTCAGCTGGTAGCCCGTGGGGTAGCAGGGGTGGTCAATGGGATTTGAGAGACTTGAGggctaaagaaaacaaagaggtGGACAGTGAGAGACGCTGCTCTGGCATGGTCAGTGGGAAGGAGCCTTGACCAGCTGTGTGCCCAACAGGGTCAGTGAGATGGGAACACATCTGGTCAGCTGACCCTCCCCTGTGGTCAGTCACTGTGCTGTGAGTCACCATCTGGTCAGCTCAGGCCACTTGAGGAGGGATCAGAGTCCAGCGTCCATTCAAAGAGTCCACGACTCTGGTCATTTGTGTCCACTTAGTGGTCAATGACTGGAATTCACATTCGGGGTCACTTGTGCCTTCAGGGCGCGTCACCCTGCACGTTCCCGATGGCCTGCTCCTTAATGGTGAATCCTGTGAGTTTAGGCAAACACTCTGACCCAACTGTTGGCACATAACCAATGACAATGGGCACAGCCCTTCCCCCGACTCTAAGGAACAGACATGTGACCCAAGTATGTGGGCAGAGCTGGGGGGCTATGAGTAAACCCACACCATCCTGGGCAACTCCAGAGTCCTTCTCCTCCAGGTGAGGTGAGCCCAGCCACATCCAGAGGGCACGTCACCACCTGCCACACTAGCCAGAGAGGTCACGTCCCATGTCACATGCCTTCCACTGCCACCCGTGCCACATCGAGCCGGACCCTGATGACTGGTGGGTCCACTGCAAGGGCTTGGCTGCAGGGCAGGGCAGCCGTTTCCTTTTCTGCCGGTGAGGTTACTGGACCCTCGTTAAAACTTCATAAGGGTGGTCTGCAGTGCACTTAGTCTGGTCCCTTGCCTTTGGTGACCGCCCCCCACAACATCACTCCTAGGGTCACAAAGTGGACAGACGTTTTTAGGGGAGGGGCTGGAAGGTGCTCCTTCCATGGGGGACTTCATTGTTCTACTCCAGTGTCTCCAACTGGGGCAGACACAGGAGATGCTCGAGAGGTCAGTTCTCTCGGCTGGTCTGGGGACCCCTCAGTATCCccccagaggaaaaggaggagaTTGCAGGGAAAAGGGATGGCAGGCCATGTTTGTGCAGATTGGTGCCCCTGCAACCAGACAAGTGGCGGAACATGGATGGAGCTCATATTCTGGTCAGTCATGTCCACCCACAGTTTGAGGCCTGGGACGACCCCCCCGCTCCCCAAGTGGCTCACCTGGATCAGGTTGgcctgcaccttcttcttcacGGCCTGCTCCTTAACCATTAGTTTACATTGTGGTCAGTTTTGTTCACTTACTGGTCAGTGACTGGTTCAAGTTCTGGTCAGTCACGTCCACTCACAGTTCCCAGACCCCCCCGCACCCCAAGTGGCTCACCTGGATCAGGTTGGCCTGCACCTTCTTCATGGCCTGCTCCTTGCCGTAACACAGGTAGCTGTGCGTGTAGACGTTGTATTTGTTCCCGTAGAGGGTGAAGTTGGACTCGTAGTTCTTGTCTTTGATGGCCACGGCCGGCGTGAAGGTCAGCTGGGTGGACGCTCCTCCGAGATCCATCGCCCCGAGGGTCTTGGCACTAGTTGGCAGCTTCCACTTGCCTTCAAATGTGTACTAAAAGGGAGAGCGAGAGCGCCACCTGGTGAGAATGGCACAGCAGACAAAGTGGCCAGCGCAATAAGAAACAGAGAATGCCCCAAAGGAACTGACCAGAATGGACACAGAGCAAGTGACCAACACTCAGGCAAAATGGAAGACGTCAGAAGAGAGCTGCCCGCTTCTGCAAGAacaagaggggaaaaaaacagagataaaGTGACCACTGGTCAGAAAAATGAAGCAGGCCACAGAAAAAGTGACACCAGAAATGGGGCTGGTGTTGGACAAACTGACCCCAATGGAGATGATCTGACCAAACACCAGACCTGACAGACTTATTTGGCCACAGCCTCGAGAAACAAAGCGAGTGGCACTTGGGGACACGAGAACAGCAAAGGGCAGGCGACCAGCACCCTGAGAAGTAAAGCAGGCCACAGCAATAAGTGCAGAAGGAGAGATGGACAGGAGGGACAGTGGAGGAAACGACGAGGCCACCTGGATGGACTGACCTTGATGAAGGACTGCAGCAGGTAGTTGATGGTCACCCAACCGTAGGCCCCCTCCTCGTCTCCAGAGATGATGCGGGCGCCGCGGAAGTCAAATGGGTAGAGCTGGATGAACTTGGCCACCTCGGCCAGGACCTGGTCAGACTGGCTGGGGCTGGTAATGCTGTGGGATGGCAGCAGTAAGATGCTCAGTGCCCACCGATACCCCCTCCCCTCCTGGCGTGCTTGGCCCACTGTCCTCTGACCAACTTACTTAAGCAGTCGCATGCCAGCAGTGGCACCCAGGTAGATGGGAGCCTCCCGCTGCTTCTCTTGAGGGACAGCGGCCACCGCAGTGTCCAGGCAGACCTTGAGGGACTGACCGGCGGCCGGAGGGTTGGTGGCGTAGCTCGAGATTCCTGGGCCTGCGAGAAGACATTGAGAGATTTTAGGGGATAGTTGTGGATGGCAGACATCGGGGGGCTTGGGCCACCTGATGACAGACAGTGCTGTGacaaagtatttgcccccttcctggcaTCCTCCAGTTTTGTGTATTTGTCACAATGAGTGGCTTCAGATGTTCAGACAAAGTGCTTAATTAGATAAAGGGAACCCGAGTGAACACTGAGCACCATTTCTAAAGGGCCACTTCATGTCTTTAAGTTATGCCagcgtgaaaaagtaattgcccccttagtTCTCAATCAAAGTTCGGCAAAAGTTCCACCCCAGCCAGCCCTGTTCCTCTACATCTGCGCCCATACTGAGTGTAGTCATCTCCATGAGATTTCTAGAAGAACACGAGGCCTCAAGCAAAGGGAATTCCAGAACAGAGGagcaaataaacagatgttgaaaCTCACCGATCAGGAAAGCAAAGAGCGACAAAACCATTTCTGATGGGAGATTCCACCAATATCTCCAAATGGAGTCCACGTGGTACAGTGGGCATCATCAGAAGGTAAAGGGAACCCAAGTGAACACAGACCACCATTTCTAAAGGGCTACTTCATGCCTTTAAATTATGCATTACCTGTTATTCCAtcgtgaaaaagtaattgcccccttagtTCTCGATCAAATTTCATCAAAAGTTCCACCCCAGCCAGCCCTGTTCCTCTACATCTGCGCCCATACTGAGTGTAGTCATCTCCATGAGATTTCTAGAAGAACACGAGGCCTCAAGCATTCCAGAACAGAGGagcaaataaacagatgttgaaaCTCACCAATCAGGAAAGCAAAGAGCGACAAAACCATTTCTAATGGGAGATTCCACCAATATCTCCAAATGGAGTCCACGTGGTGCAGTGGGCATCATCAGAAGGTAAGCCTCTCTGCCAAAAAGGGCACAGTAAGCACTCACTCATTCATAATGTCACCAGAGGCGGCCGAAGAACATCCAAAGAACGACAGGACTCCATAGCCTCAGCTCAGGTCAGCATCCAGGACTCCATGATTAGAAAAAGATGGAGGAAAAATGAGAGAGCAGCAAGACA contains these protein-coding regions:
- the LOC120519578 gene encoding ectonucleoside triphosphate diphosphohydrolase 8-like; translation: IHKTGGCQEGGKYFVTALSVIRWPKPPDVCHPQLSPKISQCLLAGPGISSYATNPPAAGQSLKVCLDTAVAAVPQEKQREAPIYLGATAGMRLLNITSPSQSDQVLAEVAKFIQLYPFDFRGARIISGDEEGAYGWVTINYLLQSFIKYTFEGKWKLPTSAKTLGAMDLGGASTQLTFTPAVAIKDKNYESNFTLYGNKYNVYTHSYLCYGKEQAMKKVQANLIQPSSLSNPIDHPCYPTGYQLNTTLGAIFNSPCVSYSGNSSLSMLVIFTGTGNVSKCQDIIRGIFNFQACSSKTDCTFDGVYQPPISGNFFAFSAFFYTFDILKLTPKASLSVTLDTISKFCQKTWAQLKAEYPTEKEDRLRDYCASGYYITTLLVNGYKFNGTSWDNIQFQKKADDMDIGWTLGYMLNLTNLIPSTSPGLVRGQGSGEWTASIFFTVFSIFLCLLAFSVQCLWKVDH